Part of the Parambassis ranga chromosome 16, fParRan2.1, whole genome shotgun sequence genome, tctgtttcttgGTCTGCAGCTTCCAGATGTTTACGCAGTGGTCACACGGTGGCAGTGTGCGTCACGAAGTGGGTTAATTCTGCAAACATTTCGCGCGGTGCATTATGGTTAGTTATTTTGTTCACGTTTGGACTAAGTTAAATAGAGGTGAGATGATTGACAAGGTCAATATTGTCTATAAATTGGGATATCAAACTACCAGTGGGGACTGTGGAAGTAATGGAGCTGCTGGAAGAAGCTGATACTCATCACCATCAGCATCTTCAGTCTCAGTACTTTTGCCGGTTCATGATTAGCACGCAAGCATTTTCTGGGGGTGGGTTTGTGTTGGCAGCTGTCAGGTCACTGGATGTTTTACGCTCCCCTCTCCTGTTGGTGTTGTTGGGTTTCCCTCACAGATCATGATGCATGCTGGGGGTTGACTTTGACTGTCGGCTGTAGTGGAGTCACAGCTTTGATATAATCTGTGGTTTCATATTGTCCCAGTTTGGCTCGAGCATCCCCTTCATGTCTTCATTGCCATCATCTGTGCATACACTGACAGGTTAAACCAGGGGTTTGCTGCTGGTTACTGCAAATTAACCCAAGGAACATTGTTGTGGTTAGTGTTGACGGAGGTGGTTTTTACTGTGTCTCAGCACTAGGGTCCTGCAGtggtatataatatatactCCCCATTGGTCCTTACCACAGTAAGGGCTATTCTTCCTGAGGTCCACTTTATATatacaacaaatacaaaacataaGAATGACAGTTAAACACATTCATAGCTTTAACAATAATGGTTTCTTTAGTAAGCCTCAtttctgtccacacagacagacatgattGTGCATTAAAAGGCGCTATACCTTGCAGGCTGACACTTTGtgacacgcacacaaacactacATGTAATACTTCAGCACAGGTACAGCACACTGAACTGCCCACTGTAGCCTTAGAAGGCACTTCTTGTCTGATGTCTTCCACTTATTATAAGTAAACACAATGATGGTGATCAGCACCTGCATAAATACTGAGTGACTATCACACTTTTTGATCTTCTATGTGCATGACTGGTAAACATTACACCAACCTTCTCATActtatgtaaacacacagatgtgcctATATTTCTCAATGaggttttattattaatttagcTTTACATCCAATTCCTACTCTGTGAAATGCTCTTTAAATTCGAGCAAGTTCACAAGTTATAAAATGACATGGGTGGAGCGCTTTTGTTTCTGATTCTacagaattttaaaaatgtaatagttGTCAGTGGAAATGACTAAGACATCATCAGTGCATATTGCATTTCATGTTCCCTTTTGAGCAGGTTATTTAAAATACAGAAGCATAACTTAAAAAATCTTTTGTTTTGATAGTCAGACACAGTTAACTTAATAAATAATTCATGTTATTCTCCACAAAATTATAAATAatgtcacattattattattattattgtgttctCAACAAAATAGTACAGTTATAATAACAGCTGGCTCTTTTGTGATGGCTCCACTAAGAATTAAACATCTATAAATGTACATGTGAAAAAGTAGAACTTTACCTGCCATTGGTGATAGTATTGTAGCTGAGTGTCATGTTCATTCTGGACCACAATATGCGGAAGTGACTGGTCAGTCGGAAGAGTTTATAATCATAAAACGATGTGCAGGTGACTTGAATACGATGGTACACCAAGGAAGAGAAGGTGTTAAATAGAGAGAAGGTGTTAGAACTTTGTCACCCAGCCCCATACTCAACAATTAGAGTGGGCTTGTGGTCTTGCATATGATAAAATTTGGTTTTCTTGTTTCCTGCTTTCGAAACGGTAAAGCAAGAACCCacactctctgcctgcagcaaaTAGAGAACCACAAGTCCACATATGTGCATGCATTTAAAACATGCTCGGACCAGACCTGCAAGTGCATGCAGCttgcagagcagtgtgtgtggtttgtttttggTGCTTTTTTTTGCATGAATAATGTGAAACTATTGATGCAACATAGCATTATTACTAAAGCTCAAGCTGAGATATGAAGGCTGTATTTCACAGATCTTATCATGAATTAGCTGGTAGCTGTACTGTGGGCCTGAATGACTAAACACTGGCTGGTTATTCAGGTGGGAAGTTGTCTTGTGACATAGGGACTTCTTGAGAATAATGTCTTATTTCTAAGTAGTGCTGCGTTGCACACGCAGGACTGTGAAACCATTAAGGCACTCTGGTGGAGTGGTGTGAGTATCTATGAGGTAAGGTTAGCTCTACATTAATGACTTGTTCTTAGAGAACAGACACTATGCAGTAGTAGCACAGAACATCAAAAATACCAATGTCTAAGAAAGGAAATATGCAGAAGTCATGATTTCCTTTTGCTTATAACACACAGTATATATAAATCAGATTTATTTCTCTCATTTtggattttacagtaaacaacatgattttatttacattatttggATACATGTTTCAAGCATCTATTTTGTTCTATGCACCTTTGAAATTACTCATTGTCTGAGCATCAGCGTTGCAGCTCTTAAGCTTTCGGAAGCGGAAACCACAtgcactttaacacacacacacacagagtttgtcTTTGTAGCCTCTCCATTcgagtgaaagaaaaaaaatgacagtgcTGACAAAtgcacccaccaccaccaccaccaccaccaccaccactgcacgtgatttttaatttttaattgtCAGATCTCATTGGTGTGTTGGAAGTCTCTTTCTCTGTGGTGTCTCTGTAGCTGAAAGCCCCTCTGCTCTGGGAGCTCCAGCTAGTCACCATCTTGCACAATGACTTTCTGAACTTCTCCCCTATGAATGCATAAATGACTGGATTTACACAGCAGTGAGAGAGGGCAATGATCTCAGCAAAGCCCATTGCAGTGTTGATGATTTGCGAAGCCTGGCAGGTTTTAAGGATTTCAAGTAGCTCCAGTGTCTGAAGGAAGACTGTGACATTGTAAGGGACCCAGCACACCACAAAGGCACACACTATGGCGAATATCAGCTTCATGGCTTTGTCCTTTTTGGAGTTCCTGGACTTGGACAACACAGCAATGATTTTCACATAGCAGAAAATCACAATGGGAAGGCACACAAACAGGCCTACAATGTTCTCAGAGAAGTTCCGCTGCAGCTTCCAGAAGTGCCGCCTGTCTTCCGGGTACAGGGGCTGACACTGGAAGCTGTTGTCATCGGGGTCTATCTCCAGTGAGGCAAATGTCACCTGAGGGGTTGCCATGATGACAGACACAGCCCAGATAGGAATGCTGGCTATGACGCCATAGCGCAGTGTGCGTGCTCGCATCGCTGCCACAGCATGGACGATGGCCAGGTAGCGGTCTACGCTCATCAGGGTCACAAACAAAGTTCCACTATAGAAACCAAGCTGTTCAGAAGagaagaggggggagagaagTAAACAGGATGTGACATGATTTGAGGTTACATTTGCTATGCCTGAGTGTCTGGATATCTGTTACAATATCATATCTGAATGTGTACACAGCTTTCTAAGAAGCCCGTTCAAGTTCCGAGTTTTGCAGTTTGAGTGATTCGTCATTGTTTATGCTCTCAATATTTATGATCTATAATATTTACATCATTTTCGTACCCACCTGATAGACTGCTGTTATCAGTTTGCATGACGCAAGGTTCTGGGTATCGTTGGCCCAGAGGGGCAGGGACAGAGCCACTAAGAGGTCAGACAGGGCCAGGTTGAATAGACAAACATCTGTCATACTCTTCAGCTTTATGTACCGGAGGAGAACCCATAGAACTGTGCTGTTGCCTGTGAAATTGATTGAAAGGAATCCACATTAGTAAATTCTGGACACAATATATTCTAAATGTCTGGACTATACTTGCTATTGTAAGTAATATTTTTGCTTGTACAGATAGATACAGATTCAAAGTAGAGTACAACATTTGCTATAGAACTAGGGGTATTTTGGGGCATACCTAGTAGACCAAGACAAAACAGCACGTAGTAAATAACCCGAAGGACGGTGAATCCATTGAGGGACTCTGAACTGGTGCTTTGATCACAGGTGGAGTTATAATCATAGTCGTATAAGTATGATAATGACTCGTTCTCTGTTGAGTTCATAATGCTGTGGGAGAGacaaaacagaacatttagtACACTTCACTTCAATAACAGCAGCAAATGTCATAAATACCCATGTGTAAAACCCATTTCAATAAAAACTGACAGAAGTCATGATCACATAATACATTTGCCAAACATGTAGACATGTAGCACAGGTTTCATACAGCAAACACACGAGGTCTGGTTTTCGTTTTTAGGGCAGGAGTTCCCCCAAAGAGGTGTTTTTGAATTCTTCAACAGAGAACAAGTTAGGGTTTTAAACTTAAACTCAACATTATTCTGAGGAGATCTGGGGAATCTGAAGCAAAAATACT contains:
- the LOC114449026 gene encoding C-C chemokine receptor type 4 isoform X2; the encoded protein is MNSTENESLSYLYDYDYNSTCDQSTSSESLNGFTVLRVIYYVLFCLGLLGNSTVLWVLLRYIKLKSMTDVCLFNLALSDLLVALSLPLWANDTQNLASCKLITAVYQLGFYSGTLFVTLMSVDRYLAIVHAVAAMRARTLRYGVIASIPIWAVSVIMATPQVTFASLEIDPDDNSFQCQPLYPEDRRHFWKLQRNFSENIVGLFVCLPIVIFCYVKIIAVLSKSRNSKKDKAMKLIFAIVCAFVVCWVPYNVTVFLQTLELLEILKTCQASQIINTAMGFAEIIALSHCCVNPVIYAFIGEKFRKSLCKMVTSWSSQSRGAFSYRDTTEKETSNTPMRSDN
- the LOC114449026 gene encoding C-C chemokine receptor type 4 isoform X1, whose protein sequence is MRSTRAYKFKRRYFCQRICIMNSTENESLSYLYDYDYNSTCDQSTSSESLNGFTVLRVIYYVLFCLGLLGNSTVLWVLLRYIKLKSMTDVCLFNLALSDLLVALSLPLWANDTQNLASCKLITAVYQLGFYSGTLFVTLMSVDRYLAIVHAVAAMRARTLRYGVIASIPIWAVSVIMATPQVTFASLEIDPDDNSFQCQPLYPEDRRHFWKLQRNFSENIVGLFVCLPIVIFCYVKIIAVLSKSRNSKKDKAMKLIFAIVCAFVVCWVPYNVTVFLQTLELLEILKTCQASQIINTAMGFAEIIALSHCCVNPVIYAFIGEKFRKSLCKMVTSWSSQSRGAFSYRDTTEKETSNTPMRSDN